A genomic stretch from Lathyrus oleraceus cultivar Zhongwan6 chromosome 2, CAAS_Psat_ZW6_1.0, whole genome shotgun sequence includes:
- the LOC127123739 gene encoding mitogen-activated protein kinase kinase kinase 20-like, with translation MNWIRGDSLGSGNFATVNLAIHTKPSVNIPSLTAVKSCKLSHSLSLQKEKNIFERLGSCPHIIQYFGQDQTVENGEEYYNIFLEYANGGTLNDQLKNHDGKLPEKLVRHCTRSVVEGLKYIHENGFVHCDLKPPNILVFENGNVKISDFGLAKEMGVEEVKKIQCRGTPMFMSPESLMDGVYNSPVDIWALGCTVVEILTGEPAWNIDYDADMLTLLVRIGVQEEVPLIPEEISEEAKDFLEKCFVRDPLKRWSADMLLKHSFISDDETISSVKESTFSSASPITHFEYSNWSSSTTVTTLLYSSTEDETEYWFLSQEKSSRQLAHDAKLLDCSPEHRLLLVVFIAEKTLDLLESDDWCYLSQENILGQLVTTAEKSLALLESDDWCYLSQEKSLIPLVLTAEKSLDFLKFDDWCYLSQSFIRI, from the coding sequence ATGAATTGGATTCGCGGTGATTCACTCGGCAGTGGAAACTTCGCCACCGTCAACTTAGCCATACACACTAAACCCTCCGTTAACATTCCGTCTCTTACCGCCGTCAAATCATGCAAACTTTCCCATTCGCTTTCTCTCCAAAAGGAGAAAAATATATTTGAGCGTTTAGGATCATGCCCACACATTATCCAATACTTTGGTCAGGATCAAACTGTTGAAAACGGGGAAGAGTATTACAATATTTTCTTAGAATATGCAAACGGCGGAACTCTCAATGACCAGCTCAAGAATCACGATGGGAAACTCCCAGAAAAACTTGTTCGACATTGCACAAGGTCCGTGGTTGAAGGTTTGAAGTATATTCACGAAAACGGTTTTGTTCATTGCGACTTGAAACCACCAAACATTCTCGTCTTCGAGAATGGCAACGTAAAGATATCAGATTTCGGTCTTGCAAAAGAGATGGGAGTGGAAGAAGTTAAAAAGATACAATGTAGAGGAACTCCAATGTTTATGTCACCAGAATCATTGATGGACGGTGTGTATAATTCTCCGGTAGATATTTGGGCTCTCGGTTGCACCGTCGTGGAGATTCTTACCGGAGAACCTGCGTGGAACATAGATTACGACGCAGACATGTTGACGTTGTTGGTTCGAATTGGGGTTCAAGAAGAAGTACCATTAATTCCAGAAGAAATCTCAGAAGAAGCAAAGGATTTTCTTGAAAAATGTTTTGTTAGGGATCCACTGAAAAGATGGAGCGCTGATATGCTTTTGAAACACTCTTTTATCTCGGATGATGAAACAATTTCTTCGGTTAAGGAGTCGACATTTTCATCAGCTTCTCCAATTACTCACTTTGAGTATTCAAACTGGAGTTCTTCTACTACTGTTACAACGTTGCTTTACAGTTCAACGGAAGATGAAACTGAGTACTGGTTTTTATCACAAGAAAAGAGTAGTCGACAACTAGCTCATGATGCGAAGCTACTAGATTGTTCGCCAGAACATAGGCTTCTACTAGTGGTCTTCATTGCTGAGAAAACGTTAGATTTGTTAGAATCTGATGATTGGTGTTATTTATCACAAGAAAATATTCTTGGACAACTAGTCACCACTGCTGAGAAATCGTTAGCTTTGTTAGAATCTGATGATTGGTGTTATTTATCACAAGAAAAGAGTCTTATACCATTAGTTCTCACCGCTGAGAAATCGTTAGATTTTTTAAAATTTGATGATTGGTGTTATTTATCACAAAGTTTTATTAGAATATAA
- the LOC127123738 gene encoding mitogen-activated protein kinase kinase kinase 20-like: MNWIRGDSLGSGNFATVDLAIHTKPSVNIPSLTAVKTCKLSHSLSLQNEKNIFERLGSCPHIIQYFGQDQTVENGEEYYNIFLEYANGGTLNDQLKNHDGKLPEKLVRRYTRSVVEGLKYIHENGFVHCDLKPPNILVFENGNVKISDFGLAKEMGVEEVKKMQCRGTPMFMSPESLMDGVYNSPVDIWALGCTVVEILTGEPAWNIDYDADMLTLLVRIGVQEEVPLIPDGISEEAKDFLEKCFVRDPLKRWSADMLLKHSFISDDETISSVKESTFSSASPITHFEYSNWSSSTTVTTLLYSSTEDESEYWFLSQEKSSRQLAHDAKLLDCSPEHRLLLLVLIAEKSLDLLESDDWCYLSQENILRQLVTTAEKSLALLESDDWCYLSQEKSLTPLVLTAEKSLDFLKYDDWCYLSQSFIRI, translated from the coding sequence ATGAATTGGATTCGGGGTGATTCACTGGGCAGTGGAAACTTCGCCACCGTCGACTTAGCCATACACACTAAACCCTCCGTTAACATTCCGTCTCTTACCGCCGTCAAAACATGCAAACTTTCCCATTCGCTTTCTCTCCAAAACGAGAAAAATATATTTGAGCGTTTAGGGTCATGCCCACACATTATCCAATACTTTGGTCAGGATCAAACTGTTGAAAACGGGGAAGAGTATTACAATATTTTTCTAGAATATGCAAACGGCGGAACTCTCAATGACCAGCTCAAGAATCACGATGGGAAACTCCCGGAAAAACTTGTTCGACGTTACACAAGGTCCGTGGTTGAAGGTTTGAAGTATATTCACGAAAACGGTTTTGTTCATTGCGACTTGAAACCACCAAACATTCTCGTATTCGAGAATGGCAACGTAAAGATATCAGATTTCGGTCTTGCAAAAGAGATGGGAGTGGAAGAAGTTAAAAAGATGCAATGTAGAGGAACTCCAATGTTTATGTCACCAGAATCATTGATGGACGGTGTGTATAATTCTCCGGTAGATATTTGGGCTCTCGGTTGCACCGTCGTGGAGATTCTTACCGGAGAACCTGCGTGGAACATAGATTACGACGCAGACATGTTGACGTTGTTGGTTCGAATTGGGGTTCAAGAAGAAGTACCATTAATTCCAGATGGAATCTCAGAAGAAGCAAAGGATTTTCTTGAAAAATGTTTTGTTAGGGATCCACTCAAAAGATGGAGCGCTGATATGCTTTTGAAACACTCTTTTATCTCGGATGATGAAACAATTTCTTCGGTTAAGGAGTCGACATTTTCATCAGCTTCTCCAATTACTCACTTTGAATATTCAAACTGGAGTTCTTCTACTACTGTTACAACGTTGCTTTACAGTTCAACGGAAGATGAAAGTGAGTATTGGTTTTTATCACAAGAAAAGAGTAGTCGACAACTAGCTCATGATGCGAAGCTACTAGATTGTTCGCCAGAACATAGGCTTCTACTACTAGTCCTCATTGCTGAGAAATCGTTAGATTTGTTAGAATCTGATGATTGGTGTTATTTATCACAAGAAAATATTCTTAGACAACTAGTCACCACTGCTGAGAAATCCTTAGCTTTGTTAGAATCTGATGATTGGTGTTATTTATCACAAGAAAAGAGTCTTACACCATTAGTTCTCACCGCTGAGAAATCGTTAGATTTTTTAAAATATGATGATTGGTGTTATTTATCACAAAGTTTTATTAGAATATAA